The Bdellovibrio sp. ZAP7 DNA segment GCTGGGGTACGCCGATCCTTTCAGGCAAATACGGCACCAACTACAAAGCCAGAGCCTTAATGAAGAAATTGGGATTCGATACCACGGCTCCGCAAGATATGTCCTTCGCCAGAGCGCTGGTCGACGGGCGGGGGGAGCGCTTAAATGGGAGCTTCAAATATCTTTTGAAGTTTCCGAAAAACCAAACGCCACCAGTTCATGGTTTCTGGTCGCTGTCCCTGTATAACACCAGAAAATTTTTTGTACCTAATCCGCTTGAAAGATATTCGTTGGGAAGTGGGCAACACTTGAAAACGAATCCGGATGGTTCTATCGATATTTACGTACAAGCCGTTTCTCCGGGCAAAACGCTGGAATCCAACTGGTTGCCTGCCCCGGCTGGTGAAGACTTCAATTTGGTGATGCGGATGTATTGGCCAAATCAATCAGTCCTTGATGGCACCTGGAAGATTCCGGCTCTGGAAAAAATACCGGAGTTTAAAAATCTCTCTGAAAATTTGTATTAGAATTACTTGGTTTTTTTTAAGGCGACGTTGAGGTCTTTGGCGAGATCCTGGAAGTAGTCGCCTTCGCGAAGTTTAATTTCCACAGGTTCCGCCGCGTCCTCGGGACGAGTTGCCTTATTGATGATGCGACGGATATTGAAAAGGGGACCCACGATTTTCGAAGTCACACGGTTCGTCAGGTAAAAACCCGCAACCAGGCACACGGCAACCACGATAAATTCGTTCATTAAAAACATAACTTTATGGCGACCAATAAATTCGGCAATCGACATCGAACCGTATTCGCCAGCCAAGGCTTTTTCTTCAAGCTTGCTTACCAACACCCAGCCCGCAATTACTTGGGCCAAAAAAATCCCGGTCACAAAAAGACCCACAAACATCAAGGCGTCGTATTGAACCTCGCGGTTGACAATCAATTTGCGGCGATGTTTTAAGATTCCCATTTTTAAGTCCTTGGCTTGCGTTTCTTTAAATATATCGTGATGCAGATGTACTTGTTGGATATTTCTAAGGAACTGCAGCGGCATTCTCAATTTAAGACGCCGCTGTCAGTTTCCTATCCATTTATTTTGGGAATAAATAGAATGCTTCGTCGACCATTTCATTCACTGTGTTGAACTTGTTTTCGTCCGGTGTCTTGAAGTGATCAAGTCCCACTTTACCTAAAATTTTAAACGGCGAAATATTCTGCTGAGAAAGGATCTCAAACTCTGCAGAAAACGGCGTAGAAAGTGTCGGAGACACGGTCTTTTTGTTCACTTTTACAAAGTAAATTCCTCCGCCTAAACCGTCGGCTAAAAACGGAATATTTGGTGCGGTCCCGGCCCCGATATAAGCGAAGTAAAGGTCTGTCGAAGTGGATAGGGAAATATGATCTTTTAAAGGTGAATCTAAAGCATGGGTATAGTGGTCGACAAATTCGCGGGCAAATTCATCGGCAATACCACGTCGGTCATAGCGATTGTCGTTCAAGGCTTTACGAATACGATTTGCCAGAGTATCGAAACCGGGAAGCATCTTGCGCAGTTGCGCCTCTAAGAATTTGGGTTGATACGTTGTATCGCCCTGATGTTTGCTGACCTCGTTAATCCAAGCTTTGAAAGACTCATAACCTGGTAAGGCTTTCGCCAAATTAATATAAGACTGATTTGAAATGAAGCCCGTCTTTTCCACAGACGCCATGTCGCTGCGTAAAAGAACGATATCGGCGTCACCGCGAGCGGCAATGGCTTCCTTCAAGGTCGGGTAGGCCAAGTTAGTATAAGAGATATACTTTTCGAGGAACGTCACGCGCGGAGCTTTTTTGATTGTGATCTGAATCGCAGAAGGGGCGCTTTCAATCTGCTTTTGTCCTTCAGCGAGCAAAGTCTTGGCTGCTTGGAAGTACTTCTCACGGCTGACCATGATCTTGTTTAAATGCGCTATATTATTCACTTCTAATGCATATTCAGTGTACTGTTGGAATTTTAATTCCATGAACTGGTACTGCGCCACGATGTCTGATAAGGAAGCTCCCGTGCGGGTTTCAAAGCTCTTTTCATAGTCTGTGTGCCAGCCACGAGTCTGCGCCAGGATCGCCATTGGGTCCGTGTCTTTGATCGTGATTGCGTTTTCAAAAACGCGTACCTGCCAAGGATGCAAATAGATTTTGCCTTTCTCATTGGCGTCTTTAATGACGTTATAGTCCACGATTTCGATGTCTTTAGGATCGATTTTTTGAGCCTGGACATCCAAGACATACTGCATGTGATCTCTAAAGATATTTCGATGCGCCAACGTCAAACTGCGACGGGCAAACGTGTGGGGAGCCAGGTCTCCACCCTCACCATAAAGAAGATATGTGCGGTCTGCGATCGGATAAAGCTTTCCGTTAAAGAGGGCATGGGGGATACCCATTTGGTTATAAAAGAAACCATCCGTCAGCATGGTGTAATTCGCATTGCCGATTTTAACGAACTTATTTCTAGAGGAAATCGTGTCGTTCATCCACTTGAATTTCTTTTTCATGGCTTTATCAAGCTCTATGCGCTTGGCTTCTTTGCCATAGGTTGTTGTGGTCGGTAAAATCGCTGTGCGCGGGGTTGAGTCACGGTTGATATTGTTCACCGTGGGTACTGCAGGATCTGTGAAAGTCACTTCGCGAACCATCTCACCGAACTCAGCAACACTGTTTCTGAAGAGTTGTTTCCAGGTTGGCAGATCATAGTAAATGTCATAGCCCGGGAAGGTATTCATTACACCTGGATAGCCAGCTTCCTGCAAAATGCGGTTCGCAAAAAGCATCGAGGTTCTGCCATTGCCATCAATAAATGGATGAATCGAAACAAAGCGATATTGAAACTCTGCCGCCAGATCAATCGGATCCATGGTGTTTTTATTTTGATAGTACCAAGTCGAAAGCTCGCTGATGGCTTTGCCGACAGTTTTGTAGTCTCCATACACAATCCAACCGCGACGCTTGTCTTTGCGACTGAGTGGGTAAGGAAGTTCGATGAATTTTTTAATCCAAGGATTGGCTTTCAAGGCCAGATACTGAGATTCCTTCAGCGGATGCAGGATGGGATCGCCCCCCACGTTTTGACGAACTTTAAATCCCGTCGTATTGCCGATCGACATGTTCTTCGGCATAATTTTTCCCATCAGACTCGCTTCTTTTTTCAAGCCTTCGGAACCCAGTTCATGGATGCGCATGATAAGACTGCGGCTGATATCCAAACGCCCAATAGGAATAGAATTCAAGTGATCGCGTGCATTGGCGTAAGCTTTGTAGTTTTCAAGGCCCCAGATTTCAGTTCCGTGCTTGCCATCTTCCTGGCCACGCTTCAAAGAACGATTCGAATAAAAGCGCAGGAAATCAATTTCAGCATCGAGCCATTTATCCCAACTTAATTTCTGATTGATCGTGGTAAACGTGGCTGGAGCTGCCGGATCCAAAAGAGGCGGAGTAAGATCCGTGTCCATGAAAACAGCTGAACAACTTAAACCCTCTGACGCGGGGCCTCGGGGATCCACACAAGCTTCGTTCACCGCGACAGGCGAAGGCGACTGACAAGATGTAAGAATCAGAGAAAGTGCCGAAATTGTTGTGAAAAATCTGTTTTTCATATGCTTCTAAAATCGGAACTAATGTGAATAACCTTGAGGGGCATATTATTGTTGCAATCCTCTGTTTTCCCGACAAAGGTAGAGCCCTGTTTACTTCTGGAGGGGAAATATGAAGTGGGCAATTTTTGCCGGGTTGATGCTGTCAGCATCCCTAAGCCAAGCTATTTGCATTCAGACATTTAACACTTACGGTCCGCTTTACGCGCCCAATATTGCGTCTCGATCTGAAGCGCTTTCAAAGGAAATTTTAACCGCCCCCTGCGATGTGATTCATTTTCAAGAGGTGTGGAATTCTGGGCAACAAAATGTGATCGTGGACATTTTGCAACCTCGTTACAACATTAGCGCTCCCAATATGGATTTGAAAATTGGTCTCATGGCATTGACCAAGGGCCAAATCAATTACACGGACGTTTACACATTCGTGCTTAATTCAGACAGCTTCATGGATTCTTTAAAAGACATCATGGGCGTAAAAAAAGGTTTCATGAATATGGTGGTGCAGTTGCCAGGAGTGGCGACGCCTATTCTTGCCACCAACGTTCACACGCATCCTTTGTCGGGGGCTGTGCGTATTACTCAGATTCTGGACATTTACCAATGGCGTTTACGTCATTTGGACTATCCATGGGTGATGACCGGGGACTTTAACTTCACGGCGGAGTCTTTCGAGTGGAAATTTTTTAAACTCTTGATGGGTGTTCGCGATGTGCAGGAAGAAACTGTTGGTTATAACGGTCAGTGCACATTCTGTGGTTCACAAAATCCTTTGTCTGATGAAAAAGGCAATTGGGTGTTAGATTATATCTTTGTTTCCAACATCACAAAAAACATGAACTGGAAATGGCAGATGGTTGATTCCCAAATCAATCTTCGCGGTGGTCAAAGATCGCCTCTTTCTGATCACTATGGTTTGCGTGCGCAGTTAAATCTTGAACAAGGTTCTATTGCAGCTGATTGGAAAACAGTTCCTGAAAGAGCTGCTGCGCTCAAAAATATGCTCGAAACTGCACGTAAGCATTTGCAAGCGGCTGAAAATTCTGATTATGACTACTACATCTCGTTGATGGATAAAATCATCGCGCAGCTTGATAGACAGTCCGGACCAGTTTGGGACTATTTGATTCAGTTTAACTAGGGGCTCAATGAAGATTTTCGCTTTTTTCGCACTCATAATTTCACTGGCGCCAAGGGCCGAAGCGGCTCGTTATATCGTCATAATGAAAGACGAAGCTCCGCTGTTTTCGGCGCACCCTTCGTTTGAGCGAGAAATTGTGGGACATGTGGAATCCAGTCTGCATCAGATCGGTACTTACATTGTTCAAACAGAAGATTCCTCGGATGTTGAACGTCTGAAACAGAATCCTGATGTGGTTTTGGTCGAAGAAGATCAAATCATTCCTTATGAATTAGAAATTCCCCTTTACCTGCAACGTGCAGAACTTAACATCAGCGGACGTGCTCCCGCGGATACTCCTGTGGCAGGTGTGCCGTGGGGAATAGCTGCGATCAAGGCACCGGCGGCTTGGCCACTTTCCCGTCAAGGGGAGGGCGCTCGTGTTTTGTTGATCGATAGCGGTCTTGATAAAACTCATCCGTCACTTAAAGGTAACTTCGAAAGAGGTCGCGACTTTACTGGTGAAAGCGATGGCAGTGATATCACAGATATTCGCGGTCACGGAACTCACGTGGCGGGCATTATCGCCGCCAAACAAGACGTGAACGGCTTTACGGGTGTGGCGCCAAAAGCAAAACTTTTAATGGCTCGTGCCTGTTTTGAAAAAGGTTGCTCAACCGCTGCCATGATTGCAGCGATTAACTGGGGCGTGACTCAAAAAGTTGACGTGATGAATATTTCTATTTCAGGAATTTCTTCCACGGCAGCTCAAGACGAAGCAATCAAACGTGCCGACAAGGCCGGTATCGCGGTTGTCGCCTCCAGTGGTAACTGGGGTTCAAATCGTGTGTTCTTTCCAGCGGCTCTGCCCACGGTGATCGCAGTGGGTGCGGTGGACCCAAGCATGCTTCGTGCGACGTTTTCACAATATGGCCCGGAGCTCGCCTTGGTAGCACCTGGCGTGGATGTGTATTCAACATTCCCAGCAACTCGCGGGAAAGTTCATTCCGTAAAAATCGAAACATCGACCGGCTTTTCTGTAAAGTATCTGGCCAGCACCTTCGGCGGCACACGTGAAGTTCGAAACTCCTTAAAAGGAGAGCTCGTGAGCGTGGGCGAGGGAGATACGATGGCCGACTATGACGGGAAAAACGTCAAAGGTCGCTTTGTCCTGGTTCGCCGAGGCAAAGGCAAGTTCATGAATAAAATCAATAACGCCATCAAAGCCGGCGCGACTGCGATTATCTTCGTTAACAATCGCCCAGGCCTGGAAGTGGGCAGATTCACGGATAAGGATAAAACCTTACCGATATCGATTTTCATGATCGAAAACAAAAACTCGCAAGTGATCGAAGACCGTCTGGCACGTGGGGAATCGGTGGTGGCTACTTTGCAGGCCACCTCCTCAGGATTCCAAGTCCTAAGCGGCACGTCTATGGCAGCGCCTCACGTGACGGGCGTCGTCGCCCTGATGAAAGCTGCCAACAAGAAGCTTAAATCCGCCCAAATTAAGAAAATCTTAATGGCGACAGTCACACCGCCAACCGCTGACAATTTGAAAAATGAGTACGGCAAAGGCATTCTGAATGCTGAGCAGGCCGTCCGATTTTCGACGCGCATTGACTCTGCTGGTAAAGCTGAATACCTGATGCCAGAGCTCTCTGTAACGCATTAAAAAGAGCTTGGCCGTTAAATTTGCCTTTATTATAATCAAATATGAACTCCCGGGAGCGATCCTATAGCTCAACTGGATAGAGCTTACGTTTCCTAAACGTCAGATCCCCGTTCAAGTCGGGGTAGGATCACCAATCACAACCTTCGTGGGTTTCTATGGACTCACTTTTTTACCTTTGCGAAACAGTAATTAGCACATTTTGAAGTGCTAACATAAAGTGCGACCCATGTTGGAAATCAAAAAAATCGGAATACTCTTAGCGACTGCGCTTTGTTTTGCCTTACCGGCACATGCAAAGAAGGTTTTCCGTGTTTTGATGGAAGACAACTGGCCGCCCTACGCTTACGTGAAGGACGGTCAACCCGCAGGTCTTTCCATTGACCTGGTTAAGGCCGCCATGCGTCTGGAAGGGGCCGAGGTTCAAATTCAGCAAGTCCCTTATCTACGTTGTATGGCCCTGACTGAGCCCGAGGGCAAAGAAGTGGCTTGCGCCAATACCGCAAAAAACGAAGAGCTGGCGGCAAAATATGTTTTCCCTAACAACTACCTTTTCCGCAGCCGCGGTCTGATTGTCGCGAACAAACGCTATGTGAAAGAAGCCCTTAAAAAACCAAAAAAGATTTCAGATCTCGAATATAAAACAGTGGCGTTGCCAAGTGGTTTTACTTTTGGTCCTGAGTTTGACGACAACACTCGCATCGTTCGTTACTACACCGTGAACGATATGACCGCGCTTCGCTTGGTTGAGTCGGGTCGTGTGAAGTTCGCAGCGATTGATGAAATGGTTTTGTATTATTACCTGAACCATCACCCAGAACTTAAAGATGCTTTGACGACGGTTATCGATCTTTCTAATGAGCCTATCTACATGCAGCTTTCAAAAACGCAGCCTGAAGCCATCGAGCTTCGCGAAAAGTTTGAACGTGGAATGGCCGCTCTTAAGGCCTCTCCTGAATACGATGCACTTTTGCAGAAGTACTTAGGTAAGGGAATTCCTGTCGATAAGTTTAAATAATTAAATTCTAGGGGAGTTTGAGTTTTTCGCTCATCGGTTTGTTCGCATCAAACAAGGCGTGGATCTTATTCCACTTCTCACACGTTGGCGATTCAATGAAAACACGTTCGCCTGTCCACGGGTGTGTGAACTCGATACTTCGTGCTTTCAAACACAAGCCTTCGATACCCAATTCATTTCTAAAAAAACGATTGTGATGGGAGTCGCCGTGATAAGCGTCCCCCAACAATGGATGCGAAATACGATTAAAGTGACGGCGGATTTGATGATAGCGACCGGAGTGCGGTTTTACTTCCATCAAAGAATAGCGAGCTGCGGGGAATTTTTTTCCCACGGCCACCGGAATTTCGATAGTTGCCTGTCGGATGAAAGACGTGTGAGCATCCACCAAATTTCCGGTGGAATCGAGTTCCAAAGGAACTTTGATATCGCCTGATTCTGGCACAAAGCCACGCGCCACCGCCCAATAAGTTTTTTGCGGAGAACGCTCCGCAAACATTTTGCAGATCGTGCCTGCTGCCTGGGATGAAAGAGCAAAAAGCAAAACACCACTGGTCGCCGCATCTAAGCGGTGCACCGGATACACATGTTGCTTCATCATATTGCGCACCAGATACAGGCAGATTTTATCGCGGGGAATTTTGTACTGCGAATCCTCGGGAGGATGGACGTGAAAACCCGAGGGTTTGTCGACGGCTATAAAATGAGGGTCTTGGTACAAAAGCTTCATGGGCTCCAGAACCTAGGGGGCTAGCCTCCTTTTGTCCAGTGAATCCTCTGTACGTTTGCAAAAGCTTTTAAAAAAATGGTTCTTGCCCCGGTGATAACGGATTCTAAAGACACTGGGGAGGTTTCCATGAAATCGAAGAAGGTTCTATTTGTTGCAACCAACTGCAACCGCCTGGGTGATACGGGGTTAAGAACAGGAGCCTTTCTATCGGAACTGACTCATCCTTATCAAGAAATTCAATCCGCCGGATATGAGATCGATATTGCCAGTCCGTTGGGGGGAGAGATTCCGTTGGATGGTGTGAAGATGGATGATCCCATCAATGCCGTGTGGATGAACGATGAGGACTTTCTGGAGAAAGTCGCAGGCAGTTTATCCGCCGAGGAAGTTCGCCCCGAAAATTATTGCGCGATTTTCTTTGCTGGCGGTCACGGTGCGATGTTCGATCTTCCCCAAAATAAAAAGTTACAGGAAATCACTTCCGAAATTTGGGAAAACGACGGCGTAGTTGCAGCTGTTTGTCATGGGGCTGCGGGCTTGGTGAATGTCAAAACCTCTCAAGGAACTTATTTGATCAAAGATCACGAAATCGCGGCCTTTAGTAACTCCGAAGAGGAAGCTGTCGGAATGGAAAACGTCGTACCGTTCTTGCTTCAGGATAAAATTCAATCCCGGGGAGCCACTTACACGCATGCTTCAAAGTTTGCCGCTCACGTGGTTAAAAGTGGACGCCTGGTCACGGGGCAAAATCCAGCCTCGGCCATGGGAGTTGGTCAAAGTGTTGTCGAAGTTTTGGAATTCATTGAAGACGGTCGCGAAGTCCCAGCAGTCAACTGGTGTGAATGGCACGTGAGTCCCTAGCCGGATCAATGTGCACTTGCTGGAGCTCTTTGAGGGCTTTGTGCTTTTAAAAGCAATTGCAAGGACTCATTTTGTTTTTTGAGAAGTTCATTTTGTTCACGAATCACAGCAAGCTCTGCTTCGACCTTCGTTAAACGCTCCTCTTGAGAAGCGAATTTTGCGGTGAACTCCTTGTAAAGATCTTTAATGGCATTGACGACGGCCCAGTGAATCGGATCCACATTCAATTCTAGATATCCATCTTTACGTGTTGTGACGGCATCGGGAATTACTTTTTGAACTTCTTGCGCAATGAAGCCCGTCTTTTGGAAATCAGAGGGCAGTTGCAGAGGATTATCTTTTTTGTAGGAATAGCGGACAGTGTGAAGCTTCAATACTTCGTTTAAGCCGTATTCATAATCTCCGTGAATGTCTTTAAGGCGGGCATCGGAAGCATTGGTCCAAGCTGTTCCGGTCGACAAACCCGCCGTGCCGACGACATGCAATCTGTAAGAGGGGCTCGTTGTCCCCATGCCGACATAACCTGTTGTGCGGGCAATGGAGATTCCTGGTACTTCAGTCCCCCCACTGAGCATTGTTAAGTCCAAGGTGTTATTCGTACTTTGATAGCGAACGATGGCACCGTTTTCGATCGCATCTTCCGTTAGTTTAATAGTGGGGCCGATGACATCGTTACTAGCGCTTTGTATTCTCATGGTCGGGTTCGTCGCTCCATATAGATCAAAGAGATAACTTGGAGTTGTTCCGATACCAACCAGGCCGCCCGCAGTAATTCTGACGCGCTCAATAGCATTCGTGCCGGCATCAGGACGAGTGGCTAATGACATATCCGATCCGCGATTGTTAGCGGTTGTAGTTGAAGTCGACATAGAAATGAACCCCGCGCGGCGGATGCTCGTGTTATTAGCACTATCAAGCCATTCGATATTTCCCAGGTTTACACCTAAGGCATCGGACGCATTTGAAGTTAATTGCAGATTTCCGGAGCCATTGGCAGCAGTCGTTGCCGTACCTTTCAGAGTCAGATAATTTCTGCCCGAGTAGAGGGAATCCATACCTGGAGAACTCGTACCAATGCCGACATCCCCATATTCATTGATACGCATGCGTTCGGTGAGGGTGTTGGTGTTGAAAGTATCGCCCACAGTATCGCCAATCGCCGTGTAGAAAACCATTTGGCCGCTGGATTCCCCGTGGGCAGTGCCGTGATCTTTTCCGACTTTAACAGCGATACGTCCCTGTGGATTTGAGGGGTTGGTCGTGTTGCCATCAAACATCGCGAAGTCAACGCTCACGGCAGAAAGATCATTAACGTCTGTAGTTGCGCCATTGTTTCCGGATTTTAAATAAAGTGCCGTTGTATTTCCAGAGACATCAGGCCCCGTGATTTGGAATAAAGGAACGCCATTGGTAAATGTACCAACGTTCAAGACATATTTAGAAGCATCAAAATTCATGGCTAAAGGTGCGGCACCCGTATCGTCATAAGAATTGAGGTAAAGGCCACTTGACCCTTGTATATAAAGGTCGCCGCGATAACGGGTTGTTTGACTGCGCAATCTTAAATTAGCAGTCGTTCCATTGTCAGAGCCGTTGTCGACCGTGAGTTTTTGGGCAGGCGAAGCCGTGCCGATACCGACGTTACCGCTGCTTGTGTATATCGGTGAATTCGCTAGGGTCGCACTGGCACTGTAAAAAGGGATATACCCTGTAGTGCCTGAGCCAGAGAGCGTTCCCGAAGGCAAATCAGCTAAAACCAAAGATCTAAATGTCGGAGTCGCCGTCGAATTTGTTGGTCCTGCAAATACTAAGTTCGCAGATTGCGACGCAAAGTTAGAACCTGTGATCGCGATTGTCGTACATACGAATGAGTCCGAAGCTGAACTCCAAATGACGGCTTGGCCTGCCGAGCAAGTTGTTGATGGCCAAGGACTGACGGAAGATGAGTTCAAAAGATCCGTATATGTTAGTTTAGTCGCCAACCAAGCAGCACCACTCCATCTTAAAGTTTGGCCTGTTGCCGAACCATTGGAAATAGAGATAACTGGAGTGGAAGTTCCCGTTGCGACACTTAAAGGAGCCGAAGCCGTCACGCTTGTGACAGTTCCATTGGTTGGAGTCACCCATTTCAAGCCACTGGTCTGAGCGCTATCCGCGGTTAAGACTTGTCCATCGGTTCCCACAGCCAAGCGCACATTATTAGTGCCATCGCGAGTGATTAAATCACCTTTGGTTGTTACCGGGCTGAGGGCATTGAAGCCTGCCGTGTTCGTACTTTGTCCTGTACCACCTTTAGTAATCGGCACCACAGCAGACAAATTTGCAGGTGATATATTAGTTAAGGCCGAACCATCGACGGCAGGAAGTTTTGCTGAAGAATCCAATTGAACGATTTGGCTTGCACCAGTTCCAACGTTGACTGCCAAGGTGACTGTTCCCGATGTTCCTCCACCAGTTAAGCCTGTGCTTGCTGTCACTCCGGTGATGGTGCCTGAATTCGAGGAGTCTGCAGCCGGGGCCCACTTTGTGCCATTGTATTTTAAGACCTGCCCCGTGGTTGGTGCCGTCGTGTCGACGCTGACACCTTTAATTTTATCTACGGAGGTGGTGCTTTGGGTGCCACTCACATCTCCGCTTAAGGACCCCGTAAATCCCGCCGCATTTCCAGAAATATTGCCACTGATTTTTGCCGCAGATATTGTTCCAGAAATTTGCGACTCTGTGATTGAAATCGTATAACAATCAAATTTATTTGCCGGGGTTATAAACGACAACGACTGACCGGCAGTACAAGTTGTTGGGAACATCGTTGAATCAACTTTATTTGAGAGCTGAGTACTTAATCCTGAAATATCAGAGATTGCTAAAGTCGCTGCCAACCAGGCACTACTGCCATCGTATCGTAGTACTTGCCCTGATGTCGGCGCTGTTGAGCTGACATTGACACCTTGAATTTTCGTTGCGTTGCCAAAGCGTGAGTCGTTACCGGCAGCCACAGTTCCCGCGGCTGTGCCTATGCTGATTCCGATGACCGGAATAGAGCTTGTCCCAGATTTCGTCAGAGGCGATGTCACGTTAACGTCACTGACTGTGCCGCTGCCTCCGGAGTCATTTTGACAAGAGAATGTTGAACCGTCATAGGTCAAATATTGACCGAGTGTACAAGTGGCTACATTCGTTTTCAAAACGAAATCTGTTGGTAAGTTATTTCCCAATCGAGCGGAGGAATAAGAAAATGTGGCAAAGGGCACTGAGCGAATTTCTGAACTTGGTGTGATGGCATTCCAGCCATTGCCGTCGTGGAATTGAACTTTCAGAAGCCGTGTTTCATTTTCAGCGGCAGTATAGGTGCCGCCTCCGGCGCAATCTAAAGCCACGGAGTTTTTAAACGCATCACGAATATCAGCGGTGGGACCGGTAGGAAAAAGGCGGGTGCCGACACCGATTGGAACGTCAAAGACACCTTTCGTTCCTTGCATATTCACGTGATCTTTTTGCTCGCGATAGAATACGCAATTTCCAGTGGCATTTGTAATTTCAAAGGCAAAGCTTACGTTATTGTATTCAAGGGGGTTGCCATCAGAACGAAGAATTCGTCCCTGATAGTTAAATGAATCTGGAGAGGCAGACGCAATGCTGCCTACAAAGGAAATCAAAATGA contains these protein-coding regions:
- a CDS encoding HAMP domain-containing protein, with amino-acid sequence MGILKHRRKLIVNREVQYDALMFVGLFVTGIFLAQVIAGWVLVSKLEEKALAGEYGSMSIAEFIGRHKVMFLMNEFIVVAVCLVAGFYLTNRVTSKIVGPLFNIRRIINKATRPEDAAEPVEIKLREGDYFQDLAKDLNVALKKTK
- a CDS encoding Fic family protein, which produces MKNRFFTTISALSLILTSCQSPSPVAVNEACVDPRGPASEGLSCSAVFMDTDLTPPLLDPAAPATFTTINQKLSWDKWLDAEIDFLRFYSNRSLKRGQEDGKHGTEIWGLENYKAYANARDHLNSIPIGRLDISRSLIMRIHELGSEGLKKEASLMGKIMPKNMSIGNTTGFKVRQNVGGDPILHPLKESQYLALKANPWIKKFIELPYPLSRKDKRRGWIVYGDYKTVGKAISELSTWYYQNKNTMDPIDLAAEFQYRFVSIHPFIDGNGRTSMLFANRILQEAGYPGVMNTFPGYDIYYDLPTWKQLFRNSVAEFGEMVREVTFTDPAVPTVNNINRDSTPRTAILPTTTTYGKEAKRIELDKAMKKKFKWMNDTISSRNKFVKIGNANYTMLTDGFFYNQMGIPHALFNGKLYPIADRTYLLYGEGGDLAPHTFARRSLTLAHRNIFRDHMQYVLDVQAQKIDPKDIEIVDYNVIKDANEKGKIYLHPWQVRVFENAITIKDTDPMAILAQTRGWHTDYEKSFETRTGASLSDIVAQYQFMELKFQQYTEYALEVNNIAHLNKIMVSREKYFQAAKTLLAEGQKQIESAPSAIQITIKKAPRVTFLEKYISYTNLAYPTLKEAIAARGDADIVLLRSDMASVEKTGFISNQSYINLAKALPGYESFKAWINEVSKHQGDTTYQPKFLEAQLRKMLPGFDTLANRIRKALNDNRYDRRGIADEFAREFVDHYTHALDSPLKDHISLSTSTDLYFAYIGAGTAPNIPFLADGLGGGIYFVKVNKKTVSPTLSTPFSAEFEILSQQNISPFKILGKVGLDHFKTPDENKFNTVNEMVDEAFYLFPK
- a CDS encoding endonuclease/exonuclease/phosphatase family protein, with protein sequence MKWAIFAGLMLSASLSQAICIQTFNTYGPLYAPNIASRSEALSKEILTAPCDVIHFQEVWNSGQQNVIVDILQPRYNISAPNMDLKIGLMALTKGQINYTDVYTFVLNSDSFMDSLKDIMGVKKGFMNMVVQLPGVATPILATNVHTHPLSGAVRITQILDIYQWRLRHLDYPWVMTGDFNFTAESFEWKFFKLLMGVRDVQEETVGYNGQCTFCGSQNPLSDEKGNWVLDYIFVSNITKNMNWKWQMVDSQINLRGGQRSPLSDHYGLRAQLNLEQGSIAADWKTVPERAAALKNMLETARKHLQAAENSDYDYYISLMDKIIAQLDRQSGPVWDYLIQFN
- a CDS encoding S8 family serine peptidase — protein: MKIFAFFALIISLAPRAEAARYIVIMKDEAPLFSAHPSFEREIVGHVESSLHQIGTYIVQTEDSSDVERLKQNPDVVLVEEDQIIPYELEIPLYLQRAELNISGRAPADTPVAGVPWGIAAIKAPAAWPLSRQGEGARVLLIDSGLDKTHPSLKGNFERGRDFTGESDGSDITDIRGHGTHVAGIIAAKQDVNGFTGVAPKAKLLMARACFEKGCSTAAMIAAINWGVTQKVDVMNISISGISSTAAQDEAIKRADKAGIAVVASSGNWGSNRVFFPAALPTVIAVGAVDPSMLRATFSQYGPELALVAPGVDVYSTFPATRGKVHSVKIETSTGFSVKYLASTFGGTREVRNSLKGELVSVGEGDTMADYDGKNVKGRFVLVRRGKGKFMNKINNAIKAGATAIIFVNNRPGLEVGRFTDKDKTLPISIFMIENKNSQVIEDRLARGESVVATLQATSSGFQVLSGTSMAAPHVTGVVALMKAANKKLKSAQIKKILMATVTPPTADNLKNEYGKGILNAEQAVRFSTRIDSAGKAEYLMPELSVTH
- a CDS encoding ABC transporter substrate-binding protein, with the protein product MLEIKKIGILLATALCFALPAHAKKVFRVLMEDNWPPYAYVKDGQPAGLSIDLVKAAMRLEGAEVQIQQVPYLRCMALTEPEGKEVACANTAKNEELAAKYVFPNNYLFRSRGLIVANKRYVKEALKKPKKISDLEYKTVALPSGFTFGPEFDDNTRIVRYYTVNDMTALRLVESGRVKFAAIDEMVLYYYLNHHPELKDALTTVIDLSNEPIYMQLSKTQPEAIELREKFERGMAALKASPEYDALLQKYLGKGIPVDKFK
- a CDS encoding pseudouridine synthase; this translates as MKLLYQDPHFIAVDKPSGFHVHPPEDSQYKIPRDKICLYLVRNMMKQHVYPVHRLDAATSGVLLFALSSQAAGTICKMFAERSPQKTYWAVARGFVPESGDIKVPLELDSTGNLVDAHTSFIRQATIEIPVAVGKKFPAARYSLMEVKPHSGRYHQIRRHFNRISHPLLGDAYHGDSHHNRFFRNELGIEGLCLKARSIEFTHPWTGERVFIESPTCEKWNKIHALFDANKPMSEKLKLP
- a CDS encoding type 1 glutamine amidotransferase domain-containing protein; amino-acid sequence: MKSKKVLFVATNCNRLGDTGLRTGAFLSELTHPYQEIQSAGYEIDIASPLGGEIPLDGVKMDDPINAVWMNDEDFLEKVAGSLSAEEVRPENYCAIFFAGGHGAMFDLPQNKKLQEITSEIWENDGVVAAVCHGAAGLVNVKTSQGTYLIKDHEIAAFSNSEEEAVGMENVVPFLLQDKIQSRGATYTHASKFAAHVVKSGRLVTGQNPASAMGVGQSVVEVLEFIEDGREVPAVNWCEWHVSP